One segment of Streptomyces sp. NBC_00576 DNA contains the following:
- a CDS encoding amino acid deaminase/aldolase has product MTLDTTTPRVGSDPMAQSHFDRLRAATAGLEPPFGVIDLDAFDANARDLERRAGGKPIRLASKSLRSRALIRRALDRPGFDGILGFTLPEALWLAEEFDDIVVGYPTADRTALRRLAADERLASRITLMVDCVEHLDLIDAATGPRETRIRLCLELDAALRLAGGRIHLGPRRSPVYTPQEAAAFAREVASRPGFELTGIMGYEGQVAGLGDNVPGNVLKRAVVRAMQRSSVEELSHRRAAAVAAVQAVTPLRFVNGGGTGSLETTTREDSVTELAAGSGLYGPGLFDFYRAFRPVPAAYFVLPVVRRPSSSVATLLGGGWVASGPLGKDRLPTLAWPPGLRVTATESFGEVQTPLVGKAASVLNVGDRVWLRHAKAGELCERIGDLHLVSDGAVVDTVPTYRGEGRHFL; this is encoded by the coding sequence ATGACCCTCGACACCACCACTCCCAGAGTCGGTTCGGATCCGATGGCCCAGAGCCATTTCGACCGGCTGCGGGCGGCGACCGCCGGCCTCGAACCGCCCTTCGGCGTCATCGACCTGGACGCCTTCGACGCCAACGCCCGGGACCTGGAACGCCGCGCGGGCGGCAAGCCGATCCGGCTGGCCAGCAAGTCGCTGCGCTCCCGCGCCCTCATCCGGCGCGCCCTGGACCGCCCGGGATTCGACGGCATCCTCGGCTTCACCCTGCCCGAAGCCCTGTGGCTGGCCGAGGAGTTCGACGACATCGTCGTCGGCTACCCGACCGCCGACCGCACGGCGCTGCGCCGCCTTGCCGCCGACGAGCGGCTCGCGTCCCGGATCACCCTGATGGTCGACTGCGTCGAGCACCTCGACCTGATCGACGCCGCGACCGGCCCCCGCGAGACCCGGATCCGCCTCTGCCTCGAACTGGACGCGGCCCTGCGCCTGGCGGGCGGCCGTATCCATCTGGGGCCGCGCAGATCCCCGGTGTACACCCCGCAGGAGGCGGCGGCGTTCGCACGCGAGGTCGCGTCCCGGCCGGGCTTCGAGCTGACGGGCATCATGGGGTACGAGGGTCAGGTCGCCGGTCTCGGTGACAACGTGCCCGGCAATGTGCTCAAGCGGGCCGTCGTGCGGGCGATGCAGCGTTCCTCCGTCGAGGAACTGAGCCACCGCCGGGCAGCGGCGGTCGCGGCTGTACAGGCCGTGACACCGCTGCGGTTCGTCAACGGCGGCGGTACGGGCAGCCTGGAGACCACGACCCGCGAGGACTCCGTCACGGAACTCGCGGCGGGCTCCGGCCTGTACGGTCCGGGGCTGTTCGACTTCTACCGAGCCTTCCGGCCCGTCCCGGCGGCCTACTTCGTGCTGCCCGTCGTACGCCGCCCCTCGTCGTCGGTCGCGACGCTCCTCGGCGGTGGCTGGGTGGCGTCCGGGCCGCTCGGCAAGGACCGGCTGCCCACCCTGGCCTGGCCTCCGGGGCTGCGCGTCACCGCCACCGAGTCGTTCGGAGAGGTGCAGACCCCGCTGGTGGGCAAGGCCGCGAGCGTTCTGAACGTCGGGGACCGGGTGTGGCTGCGGCACGCCAAGGCCGGTGAACTGTGCGAGCGGATCGGCGACCTGCACCTGGTCAGCGACGGCGCGGTGGTCGACACCGTGCCCACCTACCGCGGTGAGGGCCGCCACTTCCTGTGA
- a CDS encoding SDR family NAD(P)-dependent oxidoreductase → MTATSLTGRTVLIVGASSGIGAAVARQLAPAGNRLVLTARRAPELAAVAKEVRAAGSACLDLAADALDPEAAAGVVAAAVAEYGTVDIALLNAGQGPDMAMDRVSTADVARIMALNYDVVVNYLVPLIRQLGEQPDGGLIAHTNSLAGLMGIPRQGPYSAAKAAVRTLIDSARVELAPSGIRFTSIHPGFVGTDRVDADGLPKPFQVSQERAARYVVRALEREPAQACFPWQTTALVRTLRALPAPVSDRVLRLLAAR, encoded by the coding sequence GTGACCGCCACTTCCCTCACCGGCCGGACGGTCCTGATCGTCGGCGCCTCCTCCGGCATCGGGGCGGCCGTCGCCCGGCAACTCGCCCCGGCGGGCAACCGGCTCGTCCTCACGGCCCGGCGCGCCCCCGAACTGGCCGCCGTGGCCAAGGAGGTACGGGCCGCCGGCAGCGCCTGCCTCGACCTCGCCGCCGACGCCCTGGACCCGGAGGCGGCGGCCGGGGTCGTGGCGGCAGCCGTCGCGGAGTACGGCACCGTCGACATCGCGCTGCTCAACGCCGGTCAGGGGCCGGACATGGCCATGGACCGGGTGAGCACGGCGGACGTCGCACGGATCATGGCGTTGAACTATGACGTCGTCGTCAACTATCTGGTCCCACTGATCCGGCAGTTGGGCGAGCAGCCGGACGGCGGACTGATCGCCCACACCAACTCGCTGGCCGGGCTGATGGGCATCCCCCGCCAGGGCCCGTACTCGGCGGCCAAGGCCGCCGTGCGCACCCTCATCGACTCGGCGCGCGTCGAACTGGCGCCCAGCGGCATCCGGTTCACCTCGATCCACCCGGGCTTCGTGGGCACGGACCGGGTCGACGCGGACGGCCTGCCCAAGCCCTTCCAGGTCAGCCAGGAGCGCGCGGCCCGGTACGTCGTACGCGCCCTGGAGCGGGAACCGGCGCAGGCGTGTTTCCCCTGGCAGACAACGGCGTTGGTCCGCACGCTGCGTGCCCTGCCCGCGCCGGTCTCCGACCGGGTGCTGCGGCTGCTGGCCGCGCGATAG